The Hippocampus zosterae strain Florida chromosome 20, ASM2543408v3, whole genome shotgun sequence genome contains a region encoding:
- the pks1 gene encoding uncharacterized protein pks1, with the protein MDAEDDVAVIGIGCNFPGGEGLDNFWRVLSEGENCVVDIPPERFDKDYWYDPDDSKPGKIQTTKAALIDGLNEFDHNFFGIAEAEADVMDPQHKLLLQCTFRALEDAGVPMEGISGSRTGVYIGLMNRDFEMLLSNSPASINHYNATGTAMSLAANRISFVFNLTGPSFALDSACSSSLVALHVACQAIRQGDCEMALCGGVNCILEPRVFVALSKARMISPEGTSKPFSSRADGYGRGEGCGVVLLKPLKNALQDCNKIWGIIAKTAVNQDGHSVSPITKPSLNQQKELLHQIYSECDLADVQYIEAHGTGTPVGDLTEATSIANAVSQSRHGGIDFLRIGSVKGNIGHTESAAGVAGLIKVLLMMKYQTIVPSVFYSQDRSGIDVEVMRISIPTKAEKWWSNGLWKRVAGINSFGFGGTNAHVIVREFKQTTHLAQIPKDGPSLFVTSAASEKSLIRCLADIHKRLLDGQTADAQALCYTSACGRSHAKHKYRRAIVMSSLDDLQHLLASSLKVKVAPTKSSEVVFVFSGNGVAFKGMCGQLFSTIPLFKDKVQEVEVLFQKRNQHIRISQWLSGECDMNALGQPDVVQPLLFALQVAIAALLKHWGIKPDTVLGHSLGEVAAAHCSGLLCLEDAVKVVYHRSVLQSRAAVGKMLVVGNILVEKVLRILQDFSESVCVAAFNSPEFCTLSGDEETVEVLHDKLTRTYVDENIFLHILDVPAAYHSHLMDPILEDIRSNLDCLAVNNMECKLFSTVTGEKYVCGDFVTGSYWAKNIREPVLFERTLHAVTRDKQLRRSMVFVEIGPRRALQRHIHETLGKDIIVLPSVEPQKEHQTILSTVGKLFELGVNMHWQEFYQGYKTPPTVFPVYHFDNTKKEMNFEDVRQGYDWSSSPHPLISQIRENNNEYVCNLTVETAPYLLEHKHNGVAIVPGAFYVELAFASVVAHLKPKRPISFIQLSVAFHNLLITNNHQLKVRLEETSGVFTINSPAATHASGTFRCTDGPAVFEEPNICPEGIFKRCSLIVTTTEFYSILSKAGFDYGPIFKQLDHVHFGDEFKEAVTAIHVPKELLKHLHDFFIHPVLLDYFLQMTAVGAMRRLSVKRGFPSAIGSIVISGPPQEEMLIYMRATEEKPDFLKLCGCFASKDGKVLVELQEVRITFLGGDLPALQSVFFHNEIVPITSKINVDRKIRALVFSDKLGIAEALEPYLDPESSFVKDRNHWTPGQLRDLLGNSMRDVVFIWAAEDLSHLSADRTLDRLVDCCDSFRQVILTLKESQHSCTVRVITYRSTEMIVDYVSSGFVLSGMMRACAAEVPGISFQLIDLMSLTRTDIESLVGVINSCAQSEVIVGHGQVSIARLTRTNIADRVSFSGDMQSVRGFVLQTSHPYRVEGLTACPNDTNDSIVLDKSVEVQLTNICVHSSDYFPVTLSHLDFGETLYWNNCTAHHHTLLALDYSGIVTAVGKDVCSLKVGDRITTSYPSASATRVVIPESVCYETKKLPFLEECPSVSFFILAWELLQRTLPTVKPQQQNKLAVITPHLASVLMKVLALTANRSGWNVSCLPHLSKQKMSPDPFRAFVFLPPYDYSWQDINEDDGQERHAVFVCGTYQSSPRWTNGFAFKSDFLHVHVLHVTHVLQRVYLKAQGASILKWLTTLGFDRASLPVKRDTFQISSTAKAQADESYFASKTVRQVVLDQTTPHCKLSDIVLLSKPRQLFKKDCTYIVTGGLTGLGLETVKFIACNGGGYIVTLSRRMPTRETHSELDLIQKRYNITIMNLQCDVSVLQELVEAISKTEMSCCPIKGIFHSAAVLHDAPIEILNASLLQKVLQPKVSGALNLHNATLHKKLDFFVCYSSISSLLGNESQSNYAAANSFLDTFCLYRRNLGLAGQSINWGPLNLGLLFNKKHVQKHLESKGLMLMNVGEIHEALAKVLLTNRPQQLVCKFNFKNASLRERLSALVEVELKDTGSIESPVRQSSSPHASVRRIIGDIRNLAEDELDDNATLDALGVDSMLAMTLQNKIFQETSVTMPLVRLLDPNMTVAAVESFVISNK; encoded by the exons ATGGATGCCGAAGATGATGTTGCCGTCATCGGGATTGGATGCAATTTCCCTGGAG GCGAAGGCTTGGATAATTTTTGGAGGGTTCTGTCAGAAGGAGAGAACTGTGTTGTTGATATTCCACCCGAGAGGTTTGACAAGGATTACTGGTATGATCCTGATGACAGCAAACCCGGAAAGATACAAACCACCAAAGCGGCTCTTATAGACGG GTTGAACGAGTTCGACCACAATTTTTTTGGTATTGCCGAGGCAGAGGCGGATGTCATGGACCCTCAGCACAAACTGCTCCTTCAGTGCACCTTCAGGGCCTTGGAGGATGCTGGCGTCCCTATGGAAGGCATCAGTGGAAGCAGAACTGGTGTTTATATCG GTCTAATGAACCGAGACTTCGAGATGCTGCTAAGTAACAGCCCCGCCTCCATAAATCACTACAACGCCACGGGAACGGCCATGAGCCTGGCAGCCAACAGGATCTCCTTTGTCTTCAATCTCACCGGGCCGTCATTTGCCTTGGACAGTGCATGTTCCTCTTCCCTGGTGGCTCTGCATGTAGCTTGTCAGGCGATAAGACaag GGGATTGTGAGATGGCACTGTGCGGAGGGGTCAACTGCATTTTGGAGCCCCGAGTGTTTGTGGCCCTCAGCAAGGCAAGGATGATTTCACCCGAAGGCACCAGTAAGCCCTTCTCCAGCCGAGCAGATGGCTACGGCAGAGGCGAGGGCTGTGGCGTCGTTCTTCTTAAGCCGCTCAAAAAT GCGTTACAGGACTGCAACAAAATCTGGGGTATCATCGCCAAAACGGCCGTTAACCAAGATGGACATTCGGTGTCACCCATCACCAAGCCATCCTTGAATCAACAAAAGGAGCTGCTGCACCAAATATACTCAGAGTGTGACCTAGCCGATGTCCAGTATATCGAGGCTCATGGAACTGGAACCCCTGTGGGAGATCTGACAGAGGCAACAAGCATCGCAAACGCGGTCTCCCAATCCAGACACGGCGGTATCGACTTTCTGCGGATCGGCTCTGTGAAGGGAAATATCGGACACACAGAATCTGCAGCCGGGGTGGCTGGACTCATCAAGGTGCTCCTCATGATGAAGTACCAAACCATCGTTCCGTCTGTTTTCTACTCCCAAGACCGTTCTGGCATAGATGTTGAGGTCATGAGAATTAGTATTCCGACAAAAGCTGAAAAGTGGTGGAGCAATGGTTTGTGGAAAAGAGTAGCTGGGATCAACAGCTTTGGGTTTGGAGGCACAAATGCTCACGTCATTGTACGAGAGTTTAAGCAGACAACACATCTCGCACAGATCCCAAAAGATGGACCCAGCCTTTTTGTAACATCAGCAGCCTCTGAGAAATCCTTGATCCGATGCCTCGCTGATATCCACAAAAGGCTTCTCGACGGCCAAACGGCTGACGCGCAGGCATTATGCTACACCTCAGCCTGCGGACGGAGCCACGCAAAGCACAAATACCGCAGGGCTATTGTCATGTCATCCCTCGACGATTTACAGCATCTGCTGGCGTCTTCATTGAAAGTAAAAGTGGCGCCGACAAAGTCAAGTGAGGTGGTGTTTGTGTTCAGTGGAAACGGCGTTGCCTTTAAAGGCATGTGCGGACAGCTCTTTAGTACCATTCCTCTTTTCAAAGACAAGGTGCAAGAGGTGGAGGTCCTCTTTCAGAAGAGGAACCAACATATCAGAATCAGTCAGTGGCTTTCTGGAGAGTGTGACATGAATGCCCTGGGTCAGCCGGACGTTGTCCAGCCTCTACTTTTTGCTCTCCAGGTGGCCATAGCAGCTCTCTTGAAGCACTGGGGCATCAAACCCGACACGGTTCTAGGGCACTCCTTAGGTGAGGTCGCTGCTGCTCACTGCTCTGGTCTCTTGTGTCTTGAAGATGCTGTCAAAGTCGTGTACCACCGCAGTGTGCTTCAAAGTAGGGCCGCCGTTGGAAAGATGCTTGTGGTGGGGAACATACTTGTGGAAAAGGTGCTGAGAATCCTTCAGGATTTCTCAGAGAGTGTTTGCGTGGCTGCCTTCAACAGCCCGGAGTTTTGCACTTTGTCTGGAGATGAGGAAACTGTCGAGGTCCTCCATGACAAACTCACTAGGACGTACGTCGATGAGAATATCTTTCTTCATATCTTAGATGTTCCAGCGGCGTATCACAGTCATCTAATGGATCCTATCCTTGAAGACATTCGGAGTAATTTAGATTGTTTGGCTGTCAACAACATGGAATGCAAGCTATTTTCCACCGTGACAGGAGAAAAGTACGTGTGTGGTGACTTTGTAACTGGTAGCTACTGGGCAAAGAACATCAGGGAACCAGTTTTGTTTGAGCGAACGCTGCATGCTGTCACAAGGGATAAGCAGTTAAGGAGAAGCATGGTTTTTGTGGAGATTGGACCTCGCAGGGCTCTTCAAAGACACATCCACGAAACTTTAGGAAAGGACATTATCGTTCTCCCCTCTGTTGAACCGCAGAAAGAACATCAAACCATCTTGTCTACAGTGGGGAAACTATTCGAACTGGGTGTCAACATGCACTGGCAGGAGTTTTACCAAGGCTATAAAACGCCACCCACGGTGTTCCCAGTCTATCATTTTGACAACACAAAGAAAGAGATGAACTTTGAGGATGTCAGACAAGGATATGACTGGTCCTCTTCACCACATCCGCTGATATCCCAGATAAGGGAGAACAACAACGAGTACGTATGCAATCTGACGGTGGAGACCGCGCCATATCTCTtggaacacaaacacaatggCGTTGCCATCGTGCCCGGCGCTTTCTACGTGGAGCTGGCTTTCGCTTCTGTGGTGGCCCATTTGAAACCCAAGAGGCCCATCTCCTTCATCCAGCTCAGTGTTGCATTCCACAATCTGCTTATCACTAACAATCACCAATTGAAAGTGAGGCTCGAAGAAACTAGCGGTGTCTTTACGATAAACTCCCCGGCTGCTACTCACGCCTCAGGTACCTTCAGGTGCACAGATGGACCGGCTGTATTTGAGGAACCAAATATTTGTCCGGAGGGAATCTTTAAAAGGTGCAGTTTGATTGTAACAACCACAGAATTTTACTCCATTCTTTCTAAAGCGGGATTTGATTATGGTCCTATTTTCAAACAGCTGGATCATGTGCATTTTGGTGATGAATTTAAAGAAGCTGTGACAGCAATCCATGTCCCAAAAGAACTCTTGAAGCATCTCCACGATTTCTTCATCCATCCCGTATTGTTGGACTACTTCTTGCAAATGACTGCTGTTGGAGCCATGAGGCGTCTCTCAGTCAAGCGGGGATTCCCATCGGCTATTGGCAGCATTGTCATTTCAGGACCACCTCAAGAGGAGATGTTAATTTACATGCGTGCAACTGAAGAGAAGCCAGACTTCCTGAAATTGTGCGGTTGCTTTGCTTCTAAAGATGGGAAAGTCCTGGTGGAACTTCAGGAGGTACGGATCACGTTTTTGGGTGGTGATTTGCCTGCTCTGCAATCAGTGTTTTTCCACAATGAAATCGTCCCCATCACAAGTAAGATAAATGTTGACAGGAAGATAAGGGCATTGGTTTTTTCAGACAAGCTCGGCATTGCTGAAGCACTTGAGCCATACTTGGACCCGGAGTCGTCCTTCGTGAAGGACAGAAATCACTGGACACCAGGCCAACTCCGAGACCTTCTTGGCAACAGCATGAGAGATGTTGTCTTCATCTGGGCCGCGGAAGATCTCAGTCACTTATCAGCTGATAGAACGCTGGACCGCTTGGTGGACTGCTGCGATTCATTCCGACAGGTTATTTTAACTTTAAAGGAAAGCCAACATTCTTGCACCGTACGTGTTATCACCTACAGGTCCACGGAGATGATTGTAGACTATGTGAGTTCTGGTTTTGTGCTGTCCGGTATGATGAGAGCTTGTGCAGCAGAAGTGCCCGGTATCTCTTTTCAGCTCATTGACCTAATGTCTCTAACCAGAACGGATATTGAATCTTTAGTTGGCGTCATCAACTCTTGCGCACAATCGGAAGTCATTGTTGGTCACGGGCAGGTGTCGATAGCAAGGCTGACTCGTACGAACATAGCCGACAGAGTATCATTTTCGGGAGACATGCAATCAGTGAGAGGTTTTGTCCTGCAGACCAGTCATCCTTACAGAGTGGAAGGCTTGACAGCTTGCCCCAATGACACAAATGACAGCATCGTTCTGGATAAATCGGTTGAGGTACAGTTAACAAATATATGTGTCCATTCATCAGATTACTTCCCGGTGACACTTTCACACCTGGATTTTGGAGAGACGTTGTATTGGAACAATTGCACTGCGCACCATCACACACTGCTTGCTCTCGACTATAGCGGCATTGTGACGGCTGTCGGGAAAGATGTGTGCAGCCTGAAAGTGGGTGACCGCATTACGACAAGTTACCCGTCTGCATCAGCAACGAGGGTCGTCATTCCAGAATCTGTGTGTTATGAAACCAAGAAACTTCCGTTCCTGGAAGAATGTCCAAGCGTGTCCTTCTTCATCCTGGCATGGGAGCTTCTACAGCGCACTCTTCCCACTGTGAAACCACAACAACAGAACAAATTGGCCGTCATCACTCCACACTTAGCTTCTGTATTGATGAAAGTTCTCGCATTGACAGCAAACAGGTCGGGCTGGAATGTGTCCTGTTTACCCCATTTGTCAAAGCAAAAGATGAGTCCGGATCCATTCCGAGCCTTTGTCTTCCTGCCTCCGTATGACTACTCTTGGCAAGACATAAACGAAGATGACGGCCAAGAGCGACatgctgtgtttgtgtgcggaACGTACCAGTCATCTCCACGCTGGACAAACGGGTTTGCGTTCAAGAGTGACTTCCTCCAcgtgcatgttctccacgtgacTCATGTTCTTCAAAGAGTTTACCTCAAAGCGCAAGGAGCGTCCATCTTGAAGTGGCTCACAACGCTCGGCTTTGATCGAGCGTCTCTGCCTGTTAAAAGGGATACCTTTCAGATCTCAAGCACAGCAAAAGCTCAAGCTGACGAGTCGTACTTTGCCTCCAAGACGGTGCGCCAAGTGGTTTTGGATCAGACAACGCCTCACTGCAAGTTGtctgacattgtgctgctgagcAAACCGAGGCAGCTCTTTAAAAAAGACTGTACTTACATCGTAACCGGAGGCCTCACCGGTTTGGGTCTCGAGACCGTTAAGTTCATCGCCTGCAACGGCGGCGGTTATATTGTGACGCTGTCCCGACGCATGCCAACACGGGAAACGCATTCTGAACTGGATCTCATCCAGAAGAGGTACAACATCACCATCATGAACCTTCAGTGTGATGTTTCAGTGTTGCAGGAATTGGTGGAAGCCATCTCAAAGACTGAAATGAGTTGTTGTCCCATCAAAGGAATTTTTCACAGCGCTGCAGTGCTCCACGATGCGCCCATAGAAATTCTTAATGCGTCCCTCCTGCAGAAAGTACTGCAGCCCAAAGTGAGCGGCGCCCTGAACCTTCACAATGCCACGCTCCACAAAAAACTTGACTTCTTTGTGTGTTACTCCTCCATCTCATCACTTCTTGGCAATGAGTCGCAGTCCAACTATGCAGCAGCCAATTCGTTCCTTGACACCTTTTGTCTTTACCGGAGGAATCTCGGTCTGGCCGGACAGTCCATCAACTGGGGTCCTCTGAACCTCGGCCTCCTgttcaacaaaaaacatgtccaaAAACATCTGGAGAGCAAAGGGCTGATGCTCATGAATGTGGGAGAGATTCACGAAGCTCTCGCCAAGGTCCTTCTCACCAACAGACCTCAGCAACTCGTATGCAAGTTTAACTTTAAAAACGCCTCCCTCAGGGAACGACTCTCAGCCTTGGTGGAAGTAGAGCTAAAGGACACTGGGAGCATTGAGTCACCAGTTCGGCAATCGTCTTCCCCACATGCAAGCGTGAGAAGGATCATCGGCGACATTAGAAACCTTGCTGAGGACGAGTTGGATGACAATGCCACTCTGGATGCGCTAGGCGTTGACTCGATGTTGGCCATGACACTTCAGAATAAGATATTTCAAGAGACGAGTGTAACTATGCCATTGGTTAGGCTACTGGACCCAAACATGACAGTGGCAGCCGTGGAAAGTTTTGTGATAAGTAATAAATAA